From one Butyricimonas faecihominis genomic stretch:
- a CDS encoding sensor protein KdpD, with amino-acid sequence MDKEQNVEHFLSLIRKAKRGHLKIYIGMIAGVGKTYRMLREAHDLLTAGVDVQVGYVETHGRVDTAAKLEGLPVIPRKKLFYKGKEVEEMDLQAILQIHPEVVIVDELAHTNIEGCVNEKRWQDVLDLLDAGINVITAVNIQHIESLNGEVQDISGIEVKERVPDSVLGQADEVVNIDLTAEELISRLKAGKIYKPDKIELALRNFFKSENILQLRELALKEVALRVEKKVENEVVENIGLRHERFLACISSQEKTPRKLIRKVARLATHYNSKFVVLHVQTRHESADRIPLAKQRYLINHFKLASELGGEVLQIQSDDIIGTIINVCRERQISTVCVGKPNIQLLSYVRSALRYKRLLNNLAILNVDLIILGS; translated from the coding sequence ATGGACAAGGAACAGAACGTTGAACACTTCCTCAGTCTTATCAGAAAGGCTAAGAGAGGTCATTTAAAGATATATATCGGCATGATTGCCGGGGTCGGAAAAACTTATCGGATGTTACGGGAAGCACATGATTTGCTTACCGCGGGAGTTGATGTACAAGTAGGTTACGTGGAAACACACGGTCGTGTTGACACGGCAGCCAAACTGGAAGGCCTTCCCGTCATTCCCCGCAAAAAACTATTTTACAAGGGCAAGGAAGTCGAAGAGATGGATTTACAGGCAATTTTACAAATACACCCGGAAGTGGTGATTGTCGATGAACTGGCCCACACGAATATCGAGGGGTGCGTGAACGAGAAACGCTGGCAGGACGTGCTTGACTTGCTGGACGCGGGGATTAATGTTATCACGGCCGTGAATATCCAGCACATCGAAAGCCTGAACGGGGAGGTACAGGACATTTCCGGGATCGAGGTAAAGGAACGAGTCCCCGATAGCGTGTTAGGACAGGCCGACGAGGTGGTGAACATCGACTTGACCGCTGAAGAATTGATCTCCCGGTTAAAAGCCGGAAAGATTTACAAACCGGATAAAATTGAACTGGCCCTGCGTAACTTCTTCAAATCGGAAAACATCCTTCAACTCCGGGAACTAGCCTTGAAAGAGGTCGCCCTACGGGTGGAGAAAAAGGTGGAAAACGAGGTGGTGGAAAATATCGGCCTACGCCATGAACGCTTCTTAGCCTGTATCAGTAGTCAGGAAAAAACACCGCGCAAACTCATCCGGAAAGTGGCACGCCTAGCCACCCATTACAATAGCAAATTCGTGGTTCTCCACGTGCAAACCCGCCACGAAAGCGCTGACCGCATCCCACTGGCCAAGCAACGTTACCTGATCAATCATTTCAAGCTGGCATCGGAACTGGGCGGAGAGGTACTTCAAATACAATCGGACGACATTATCGGAACCATCATCAATGTTTGTAGGGAAAGGCAGATCAGCACGGTTTGCGTGGGAAAACCTAATATCCAGTTGCTCTCGTACGTGCGTTCTGCCCTTCGATACAAGAGGTTATTGAATAATCTGGCTATATTAAATGTAGATTTAATCATTCTCGGTTCATAA